ACACCTGAAGATTATCTCGATATGTTCCACGGGCGAATCCCTGCGAACCTGTGTCCGCAAGTACCGCACTGCGCTGTTCGGCTCGGTGTGATGGGTTGGGATCCTCGTCCAGCAACGAATGATGAACTTTTAGCGATGTCGCGCACAACACATGAATGGTTAGAGGCGGGTGCATGCTGTCTCTGCTTAGGGTTGGATTATCAACCTTCCGCGAATGCCGATTTACACGAACTGGTATATCTATCAAAAATCGCGGCAAGTTATGATGCCATCTACGCAGCGCACATCCGATACCGTATCCTCGGCAGAAAGAAGGCGTGGGAGGAAACGATTGAAATTGCACAACGCGCTGGGATTCCTGTGCATATCTCGCATGAACGGGTAGACGACGAAGTCGCTGATATACTCGAACGTGTTGAGAAAGAACAGATCGATCTGACCTTTGAATCCTATCTCTACCCTGCTGGCATGACACACCTCGCCATGATGCTCCCGATGGAGTATCAGACGGGCGCGCCTGATGATATGTTAGCACATCTGGAAAACCCAGAAGTCAGAGAAAAATCGATCGCACACCTACGAAGTGAATTACGCGACGGCAGTCAGATTGTGGGTTACAACCGTTCCGGTAGGTTTATCGGGATGACGCTCGCTGAAGCTGCTGAAAGCGAAGGTAAGTCTTATGAAGAGTTTGCGTTCGATTTTATTCGTGAAGAAGCCGCGGTCGAAACCTTTGTGATGCCGTGGGCAACAACCCCCGAAGAAAACGAACGCATCCTGAACCGCACGGCAATCCACCCGCGCATGATGATTGCGAGCGATGGCGTTTACAACATTCCACATCCACACCCTCGGAGCTACGGTTGTTTCGTGCAGTATCTCGGCAAATTCGTGCGCGAACGCCAGTTGATCTCGTTGAAAGAAGCTATCTATAAAATGAGCGGTTTTCCAGCAGAACGATTCCGATTGTACGACCGCGGAAGAATTGACCGCGGGCTTGCTGCTGACATCGTTGTGTTTGACCCAGATACCGTTGCAGACCGATCCACTTGGTTTGACCCGGTCCAATCCCCTGTTGGTGTAAACTGGGTGTTCGTTAACGGCGTTTCAGTTGTTGAAGATGGAAACGTGACGGGACAACTGCCGGGCAGAGTGCTGCGTCAACAGCGATAGACAAGATAACGTGGAGGGGAAAACAGTGGATGTGTATGATTTGACGGTTATTGGCGGCGGAAGTGCCGGACTCGTGCTTGCCGTGGCAGGGGCAAAGTTAGGCAAAAAGACCGCGCTTGTGGAGAAACACCGCATTGGTGGCGACTGCCTCTGGACAGGGTGTGTGCCTTCTAAAGCCCTCCTTAAAGCGGCGAAGGTCGCGAATTACATCAGAGATGGTGAGAAATACGGAATTACATCCACCGACGCAACGCCCAACTGGCATCGCGTCATGGCATACGTACGTAGCACCCAACACGTCATAGAAGAGGAACACGACAATCCTGAGCGGTTCCGTGAGATGGGGGTTGATGTTATCTTCGGAAACGGGCATTTTGAATCAAGCGATACTTTCGTTGTAGAAGATGCCGAGAACGGTCAGAAGCGTAACCTCAAAAGCAAAAGGTTCGTGATTAGCACTGGCTCCCGTCCGGTTGCGCCGCCTATACCCAGATTGGAATCTTGTGACTATCTGGACAGCGAAACGATCTGGGAGTTGGAAGAATTTCCTGAACGACTGCTTGTCATCGGTGCGGGTCCCATCGGCGTTGAATTGGGGCAGGCGTTTCATCGACTCGGTGCTGATGTGACGATAGCACAAAGGAGCGGACGCATCTTGACGAAGGAAGACACCGATGTCTCTGAACAGATATTGGGTTATCTCCGCGAGGAAGGAATTACGATCCGACTCAATACGAACATTGCACAGGTTGTGCAACGTCAAGAAGGCATAAGCGTGACCTTCAGCAACGGTGAAAACGAAACGACGGAACAAATCTTTGATAAGCTCCTAATTGCCGCGGGGCGCGCACCGAATGTTGAAGGGTTAGAACTTGATAAAATCGGGGTGCAGGTGGGCACGCGCGGGATCGAAGTAAACAATAAACTCCAAACAAACATCAAAAACATCTATGCCGCAGGCGACGTGATTGGACACTACCTGTTCACACACGTCGCTGCTTTTCAAGCGCAACTACTCATCCGAAACATCTTTTTCCCATTCTCCAAAACGATTAACTATTCTGTTGTGCCGTGGACGACTTTCTGCGACCCGGAGGTTGCTCGCTGTGGTCTAACCGAGACAGAAGCACGCGAGAAATATGGCGATGTCGATGTGTTCACGCTCAATCAGAGCGACGTTGACAGAGCCGTCGCGGAGGGCGAGACGCGCGGTTTCAGCAAAGTTATCGCGAGTCGTTGGAGTGGAAAGATATTGGGAGTACATCTCGTCGGCGCAAATGCGGGAGAAGTTATCCACGAATACGTTCTGGCGATGCAAGAGCGGATTCCATTGCGGAAGTTGAGCGGGATGATCCACGTCTATCCGACGTTTTCAAGCAGCGTCTGGCGCGTGGCAGGCAAATGGTTTTCAGAAAGCACACTGATTCAGACGCTGCGGAGGTTGCTTCCATAACACTACAGCGCGAGCCTCTACACGGACGAAACACCGTGGCGAAGCACACGAGTGCGAAAGAGATTTTATTATAATCCTGTATGGACAGGCACGGATACCTGTCCATACAATAGCGTTCTGAGATTCTTATTGCGCGCCTTCTATTGGCAGTACACCCACTTCCACGTTCCCTACTTTAATCATAATCTGTGCCTCTTTAGACCCTGTTACGATAAAGCCCTCAATAACGAGTTCAGTTTCTATAGGTTGTTCTGTAGAATCGTCTGGAAATGGAAGACCTGCTGGCATTTCTCCGTCATCTCCTTCACCTTCCTCGCCATTCTCTGGAAGCGCGAAGCCCTCTGGCAGCGATAAATCCTCTGGTAATGGGAATCCACCACCAAAAACCGATGGGGTAAGGGTTATTGTAATTAATCCCGCATCCATCTGATCTTCTTCCTTCTGACGGATGAGTTCGTCGAGGTTCCTTGGCAACGGTTTTTCCTCATCATCATCTTCCTCGCCTAAGATTTCATCGAAAACATCGCCGAAGAGTTGTGTGAGTTCTGTGTCGTCAGCCGATTCATCGGCGGCGGAAACCGTGAGATTTGCTTCACCCGTCGGGAAGCCGTCAGGGATGTCAAGTGTAACTTCTCTGTGAATCGTCCGTTCGGCACCGGCAGTACTCCAGTGCGGAAGCAGCACAACCAAAACTGTGAGGCTTTCTCCAGGCATCACTTCAGCGGGAACAATGATTTCGTCGATCTCGGCTTTGGCGATTTGAGGTTTGTCCACGATAGAAATCGACACCGCTTTCAAGGTCGCTTTGCCAGCACTGTTTGTAAGTGTGTCGGTGAACGAATGAATAATTGAACCCATTCCTATGAACACATCTAAAAACGGATTTGAAGAAGCAGTCTGGAACTTTTCTGTATACACAGTTTCGGTTTCTTGAAAGTGAAGTGTCACGGTTCCTTCAACGGTTGCAGCATTCCGCTCCATCCGAATAGCATCCATCGTTATGGCTGCAACAGCCGGAATCGCCCATTCTTGACCATAAGCCACAACGTGATGTTTTTCTATTGCAGTGTTGTTAACTGGATGGTAAGAGAACTTCACTGGAATCATTGCTGGCCCCGGACCGAGCTCCCCTACAATTCCGGGATGTAGGTCTTTCGTTATTGTTCCGATTGGATTTCCAAACTCGGAGACAGATTTAACTGATAGCACCAGTCTGGGCACGATTCCATGTGTTACCGCTCTGTATACGGGTAATGCAGATTTCCCATCAGCGACAAATGGATGACCAAATGCTACAAATTTATTGTCATAAACCTGTGTCACTGTCCCAAAACCAATGATGCTCACAACGTCTCCAGTAGCTATAGCAGCACCAATCATGTCCCCTGCAGAGAGTTTTGTTGTAGCCCTCGCAGGCGGTGCTGCTGGAGCCCCTCCAATATTACCAAGCAATTCAACAAAGTTGAATCTCGAATCGGAAAAGTATGAGGAAAGTTCTTGAACTCTGTGGGGCTGAATCCCTGTAATCATCATAGGTGTTTTGACGGGTGTGTACAAAGAATTAATCGCCAGTGCGGGTGCCGCGGGTGCTCTATCTTCCTCCAGAAACTCACCAAACGTTGGGTGGTTTATGGCTGCCTCCATATAATCAATAGGTGTGACCAAGAACCGATACGGCGGTTTACTATACGAATATGCAAAGGCGAGAGCACCCATAACACGCCCCGGGGGACCAACAGGACTGCCGGACATTCCTGCTGCAACACCCCCTAAAACCTCTGCGGATTCATCAATCAATTCGCACTCGTAGACAGGTGATCCAAGAGGGCCGTTTTTAATGGATCGAAATCGTGCCTGCAGGATAACTTTGCTGGTGCCTTCAAGCACGGTAATGATTTCCAGTGGTGTTTTGCTTGTCAGTTTACCGGCTTCATCCTCATACATGTTTTCCAGCACAACATCTCCGACAAAGCGTGGGGCGTTAAGAACTGATGTTGAATCGTTGGTTATGAGATTTTCAGATTGCGTTTGCTCTTCATCAAGAGAACAGCCAAGTTGGTATAGCATCGCAATAGCAATGCTGACAAAAATGAGAAGACGTTTCACTTTGATTCCTCCAAAAACAAGGGTTTCGTTAATTGTTTTGTTATCGTACACGCTAAATTGGCACCTATTGATGAAATTCGCCAGCCATCCATCTTCGGAACACTTGAACATCTGTAAAATCTTTGAGAATATATCCGATTAATACGGGGTCCTTGAGTGCGATCCAAATAAGTGCATCCTGCTCGTCGTATTCATCAAAGAGTTCTCCAGCGAGCGCAGCATCTGTCAACTCAGTTTTTCGAACGTAAAAGGCGAGTTCGAGGAGAAAGAAAGCGAGCTCCAACCCATTCACAACATTTCGCTTGGCATCTACGAAATGCTTAAATCCTATATTGAATCCAGGACCGTCCACCAACTTCGCGAATTCGTCTTGAAAAGTATCAGGATCTTCGCCATGGTATCCACGGGTCAGAACATGTCTATAGTGTTCTGCGAAAAGATGGGCAGTCGCGGCATCTTCTTCGTCAGGTTTCTCAAGAATCTGCTTCAAAAATGGCATGTATCGCGACGGATGAGACGCTGCGATGTCCCAGAACGCATCATAAGTTTGATATCGATCTTCTAACGGATGGGTACGTCTGAGGAAGTCTAAGTAGGTTTTGGACGCGACGAGTCGCCGGAGCGTTCTGAAATCGTCATCTAAAATGTTCCCCGGGTTCTCCCGCTTGAGTTGCTCAAACGTCTCTTCGGGCGTTGGCGGTCGTGCGACCGGCTCAATACGGCTTTCTGTGTTGATGTCTTCTCTTTGGGGTTTTAGCGTGCTTGGGTCGGGACTGGATTGACACGCGAAAAATAGCGAGATCCCCAAAAAGAGACAAATTTGCAGTCGGTTGAAAAAGTGTTGACATTCAAAGTATCGCATGTTCGTTATATCCTCCGAAGGTTAGGATGTACCAGAGGGTACTGACCGTAATACGCTGCCTGCAATATCGTCAGACTGCAGATGTGTGTCACTTTTTTATATTAGTCTTATGGCAGCATCCACCAGGAGGCGATTTCGCTAAATTCTCCATCAACCCATCTCCTGAACACCTGCACGTCTGTAAAATCTTTGAGGACATATCCGAGGCTCACCGGTTCTTGGAGTGCGACCCGTAAAAAGCCTTTTTGAACGCCATGTTCAACAAAAAGTGCCTGTATTTTTGCCCGATCTTCCTCTTGCAGGTCCTCGACCAGAATCAGATGATATGCCAAAATTTTTACCCAAAGAAGAAAGTTTACGCCTTCGGCATCAAAAAGGCGTTGCTCCAGCCAACTGTTCACAGGCTCATTCATCATCATATCGACAGTACTTTCACGTCCTTGGTTCTCACCGTGATACATGCGGACATTCAGGGTGCGATGATGCAAAGCCATATAACGAAGGATATCAACATCCTCTGCAGTAGGAGCAGGACGGGGCGGCTTAAGATGAGTGTTCAAAAGTTCCACGTACGGCTCCTCATCTGCAGATGCCAACGCCCAAAACCCATCAAAATTCTGAAACTGATTTTCCTGCGGATAGGTCCGTTTCAAGAATGCTAAATAAGTTTCTGAGTTGATGATTTCTTGAATCCTTGTGAAGTCGTCATCTAAAATGTTGCCGGGAAATTCCTGGCGCAACTGCGCCGTCATCTCCGCCATTGTAGGGGGCCTTTGCATCGGTGCCATTGGTGCTGCGTCAACAAATTGCGGTGCGGATTCCATCGCCAAGACATTTTTCTGTACATCCGCCAGCACCTCTGCCACCATTCCTCTTGTGATGGGTTGTGTCGTTGTTTCTATTGGGGCTAACGCGTTGCGGTTTTGGGGTTCCGAACAGCCGCAAATCGCTGCACATCCGAGAAGGACACAAAACGTCAATAGATTGAACAGACACTGATATCGAGATCGAAAGTATACCATGCTTTTTCTCCTTAAACGGAATAGATGAGAAGGTATCCGATTTTACTATAAAATGAGCCTCTGCCCTCTAATATGGCGAGGTTACAAACCTCGCCAGCGGCGGTGGGATCATCTTTTCGGATTTTACTATACAATGAGCCTCTGCCCTCTAATGTTGTCGTGAAATTGCTATCTAATTTACTTTTGTCCCAAAATTGATCGACCTTCAGTCACTCTTTAATGATACAATTTAAGGGGCAAAAGGGTGCATAATGGGAAAAAAATTGGAAAAACTGAATCAGGATGGCAAGGAAATGAGCCGGTTTTCATGAACTCCTTCTATCAATATCAATCATTTTCTTTTTTCAGGGAGGCATGAAACAGCCCGCTCCGCTTGGTAGCGATATAAAGTCTATCACCATCGATGGCAATGGAGATGACTTTGTTTGGCACCTCTGGCAAGATTTGTTCCCATTTTTCCCGGTTATCCAATTGATAGACCCCTGCATCACCAGCCCCATAAATCGTCGTGCCGACGACAGCAATGCTATCTATAATAGTGCGGGTCCCAGCTTTATCAGTTAGCGTGTGCCAGTTTTCACCGTCTGCTGATGTTAAGACACCTGCGTCTGTAGCGACATGAACCGTGGAACCGGCGAAAACTATTTCGTTGAAATGCTTAAATTGGAACGGCAGCGTTGCAGTGAGGTCTTTCCATGTATTACCACTATCAAAAGATCGAAAGAGATGTCCATCGCGTTTGCCAACGTAGACGGTTTCGCCTGAAACAGCGAGAATGAAACGATTGGGATCCTCCTCGTTAGGACGCTCATAGATGTCTACCAGTCCAGTGTCGAACCATTCAGGTTCGCCGCGCCTCCAGCGCAGGAGCCGTCCTTGATACGTCCCTTGATACGTCACATAGAATGCATCGCCGCTGACCGCAAGTTCGCGAGGAATACCTTGCCGATTTGTATTTGTCGAGCTACTGGCTTTTTCAGGATCGTTAGCGGAATTGTCTGCCATATTTTCTGTGGGTACTTTCTCTGATGTCTGTATAGAGAGATTCTCACCAAAAGCAGGGATATCTTGAATAAGAACCAATGTCCTGCCACTGAAAGAGAGACGGAAAATGCGCAGCGCACCTTCCACACCTAAGATGGGTGTGATGCCGTAAAGCACACCGTCAGAAACCGTCATTTTTGGAAAACCCAACGCCCCTCCAGCGTCCAATCCATCTACCGATTTTGGTAATTCATTAGGACCGAAGCCCAAGGTTTTCCACGACCTGCCACCATCAATGGATCTGGCGATATCCACACCGGTATTTATATAGAGCGCGTTTTTAAATGCCACCACATTAAAGATTCTGGACCCTACCATCCCTGCTATAAATGGATGCCACGATTCACCGCTATCGGTTGAACGGGTAAGTCCAAGAAGCCCGGCTTTGAACAGCGTATTTTCGTCCACCCCGACAGCCGGTAATACACTCAGCATCATCGAATTCATCATCGAATTGAAGTCTAACGTGTTGGTTTCGGGGTTCGTCCATGTTTTTCCGCGGTCAGTTGATCGGAATTGGAACCCGATATATCCGAGTGCCCAGAGCGTTTCTCCAGCAGTTAGGACTTTAACCCCTGGTGACATCTTTAGGAGGATTGGTTTATTCATGGGTGTTATGTCAGTCCACGAATCGCCCAAATCGGTTGAACGAAAAATTTCCCACATAGACTCGACGGATAGCGTTTCTCTCTTAGAGGCTTCCAATTCGGGACCTGTCCCGACATAGAGGTCGTTTTCAGAAACTGCCAAAGAATGGGTAACTTTAGTGGTATTCAGTGGCAATTTTTCCCAGGTGCCACTTGCAAAATTACGTTTTGGATTGATACGGTAGAGTCCCTGATTTGTGCCTACAAACACGGTGTTTTTAAGGGTAGCGACCGCGAAGATCCTTACTTTCGCCACTTCGTCATTCAATAAAGTCCACTGCTTTCCCATATCTTCAGATCGAAAAATACCTCCGTCTTGAAGCGCGAGGTACAATGCTTCATCCGTTATCGCTAATCCGACAGCAGTTCCTTTTGGACGTGTCCCAAGCGACTCCCACGACGCTGCTCTATCGATAGAAATAAATACCTCATCAACAGAAACAAGATAGAGCGTGCCGTTTTTCTCTGCCATCGGTGTCATACTGTCCCTGTTGAAAGCTGTAGACAGATTAACAGCGGAAGGCGGACTGACGAGCGTCCACGCAGATGCATTTCGTGTCAATCTGTAGATACCGGGAACTGAAACGGCGTAGGTAGTGCCTTCTGAACTTACGAATAAGCCCGATATCAGACCCCCTCCCGGACCGCTTGCTTGTCTCCACTGCTGCTTCATTGTCTCGGGTACTTCCTTCTCTATCTGCGCGACAGCAGGCACAACAGGTTCCGAAACTTGTGGACCAGCACCTCTGCTCCTACCGGTCGTATCAAAACGTCCGGCTTGGTTCCGTAAATCCGGCTCCGCTTGTGTATCAAGGACAACAGGAGCGTCAATGATTTCAACAGTAATTTCCGATTGGGCGTTCAAGTTGTAAGGCTTTTGAAAGCGGGCAAGGTATTGAGACCCGACACCGATCATTAGCAATATGAAGACGGCAGCTGTACCAAAAGCCACCCACGGTAGCAGCGGTTTCCCAACCGGCGGCGATGCGGGTTTCAGGTCAGCAACCTGCCGCATAATACCCTCAATGAAATCGTTAGACAATTGGACGCTACCGAGTGTCTCACGAACTAAGAGTTCTTCTTCTTGTAAACGCTCTCGTGCCCGGCGCAGCCGACTCTTAATGGTATTCACTGACACACCTAAGAATTTGCCAATCTCTTTCGTTGTCATTTCACCGAGATAGTGGAGTGTCACCACCGTGCGTTCACTCTCCGGCAGCTTTTCCAGAAGTTCTTTGACGATTTCGCGGCGATGTTCCATAACTTCCATCTCCCGTTGATCCGATACATGACGTTTATAAGAAGATTCCTCTATCTCCGTTACGGATGTGTCCTCCAGGGATTGCATCGCAGGTTTTCTGCTTTGATGCCATCTCTTGCAAAGATTACTCGCAATAACATAAAGCCATCCAGCAAACTGGTTGGGATTCCTTAGCGTAGCGAGGTTTTTGTATGCTTGGAGGAAGGCATCTTGGGCAATTTCTTCAGCGATGTGAAAATCCCCAATCTTCCGCCACGCAAGCGCGTGAACGCTCTTTTGGTACTTCCGGACCAAAGCAGTGAATGCCTCCTCATCACCTGCTAAAACTCTGTGAATCAGTTGAATATCGTCTTCCACCATCAGAACTCCATGATTAATGAACGGACGCGGTTGTGTATGCACTAATTACTTGGACATTGTAGAAGGGCGAGGATACTACGAAGAAATACCCAAGCAAAAACTCCCTCGCCAGCGGCGATGAGCGTTTGCTTCCCTGAAAACCCATCTACATGTTTCGATCTTTACTATAAATTGTCCAAACTTTAGTATTCAATTATTAATGATACAATTTTAAGGGGAAAAGGGTGCATAATTTGAAAAAAATTTAAAAAATCTGATACGCGTGGAATTTGGACAAATTCCACTAAGGTAAGTTGGGCAGGTGTAGTCCTTGGAAGTATGCATTAAATGTAGGAACAAAAAATTACTGATTTTTCACTGCTCCCCACGTTGTTGTTAACAACTTTGGTTGCGGTGAAACCGGCAATGCGACGGCTGGATCAAACCAATCCGCCAAGGAATTTGCTTGAAACCCATCTAACCCAACGACATGGGTAAGTTGTATTGGCGTACGACTTCTTAAGTCAATTTTGAAAAGTTGGAGGTGATCATCAATTTCCTGCGTATAGATAAGTGCATCATCCCGCGGCGACCAAACCGGATCCCTGGCTTGTGCTCCCGCTTCGTCAACAATCTGTTGAAGTCCTGTGCCATCTCTATTCGCAATGTAGATTGTCCCTTTGTCCCGTACATCTTGCACATCCACCTCAGCGAAATCAATACCTTGATTCTGAGCCCGTTTCAACTTTTCTTTCCAGAAATCATGTTTGAGCCAGAAAAAAGCGAGTTTGGTGCCGGATGAGGACCAAGCAGCCCTATACATAAACGGATGATGATTTGGAAGGAAAGTCTCTTCTACACGTGTTCGGATGTGAAAAAAATGAACTTGATAGAGACGACGAATAATCCATAGATTGGGTGCCAGCATTTCATGTTTTTTACCCAGCGAGACAAAGGCTATCTCCGTCCCGCCAGGGGACCAGCTGGGTGAACGCCCGACCGCTATCCGCTGTTCCTTTTTGCCAGCTATTTCGGCGGTATAGATAAACCACGCAGCACCATCAAGTTGCTCATAAGCAATCTGTTTTCCATCTGGAGACCATGTTGGGTGTGCTCTATGTGCGGATTTCCCGAAAATTTTTCGTACATTTCCACCATCTGCGTCCATTAGATATAGGTCTCGCACGCCATCACGGTCTGATACGAAAAGGATATGCTCCCCTGTAGGCGACCAGACCGGATAAACATCCTCTGCTGGATGGTTGGTAATATTGACCTGTTGACTTCCATCGGGATTCATCAAGTAAATCTCGCGATTTCCATCACGAAATGACGCGAATACAATCTTCGCTGTATCTGGTGCTTTGCCAAAAACTGAAGGAATGCTCACGCATAACAATACTATACTGAATAGAAGAAAAATAGTCGATAGGCTTTGTATAGGTTTCATCACAAATTTCTCCGGCAATGGGTCAACTA
This is a stretch of genomic DNA from Candidatus Poribacteria bacterium. It encodes these proteins:
- a CDS encoding DPP IV N-terminal domain-containing protein, with the protein product MKPIQSLSTIFLLFSIVLLCVSIPSVFGKAPDTAKIVFASFRDGNREIYLMNPDGSQQVNITNHPAEDVYPVWSPTGEHILFVSDRDGVRDLYLMDADGGNVRKIFGKSAHRAHPTWSPDGKQIAYEQLDGAAWFIYTAEIAGKKEQRIAVGRSPSWSPGGTEIAFVSLGKKHEMLAPNLWIIRRLYQVHFFHIRTRVEETFLPNHHPFMYRAAWSSSGTKLAFFWLKHDFWKEKLKRAQNQGIDFAEVDVQDVRDKGTIYIANRDGTGLQQIVDEAGAQARDPVWSPRDDALIYTQEIDDHLQLFKIDLRSRTPIQLTHVVGLDGFQANSLADWFDPAVALPVSPQPKLLTTTWGAVKNQ
- a CDS encoding mercuric reductase, encoding MDVYDLTVIGGGSAGLVLAVAGAKLGKKTALVEKHRIGGDCLWTGCVPSKALLKAAKVANYIRDGEKYGITSTDATPNWHRVMAYVRSTQHVIEEEHDNPERFREMGVDVIFGNGHFESSDTFVVEDAENGQKRNLKSKRFVISTGSRPVAPPIPRLESCDYLDSETIWELEEFPERLLVIGAGPIGVELGQAFHRLGADVTIAQRSGRILTKEDTDVSEQILGYLREEGITIRLNTNIAQVVQRQEGISVTFSNGENETTEQIFDKLLIAAGRAPNVEGLELDKIGVQVGTRGIEVNNKLQTNIKNIYAAGDVIGHYLFTHVAAFQAQLLIRNIFFPFSKTINYSVVPWTTFCDPEVARCGLTETEAREKYGDVDVFTLNQSDVDRAVAEGETRGFSKVIASRWSGKILGVHLVGANAGEVIHEYVLAMQERIPLRKLSGMIHVYPTFSSSVWRVAGKWFSESTLIQTLRRLLP
- a CDS encoding sigma-70 family RNA polymerase sigma factor; this translates as MVEDDIQLIHRVLAGDEEAFTALVRKYQKSVHALAWRKIGDFHIAEEIAQDAFLQAYKNLATLRNPNQFAGWLYVIASNLCKRWHQSRKPAMQSLEDTSVTEIEESSYKRHVSDQREMEVMEHRREIVKELLEKLPESERTVVTLHYLGEMTTKEIGKFLGVSVNTIKSRLRRARERLQEEELLVRETLGSVQLSNDFIEGIMRQVADLKPASPPVGKPLLPWVAFGTAAVFILLMIGVGSQYLARFQKPYNLNAQSEITVEIIDAPVVLDTQAEPDLRNQAGRFDTTGRSRGAGPQVSEPVVPAVAQIEKEVPETMKQQWRQASGPGGGLISGLFVSSEGTTYAVSVPGIYRLTRNASAWTLVSPPSAVNLSTAFNRDSMTPMAEKNGTLYLVSVDEVFISIDRAASWESLGTRPKGTAVGLAITDEALYLALQDGGIFRSEDMGKQWTLLNDEVAKVRIFAVATLKNTVFVGTNQGLYRINPKRNFASGTWEKLPLNTTKVTHSLAVSENDLYVGTGPELEASKRETLSVESMWEIFRSTDLGDSWTDITPMNKPILLKMSPGVKVLTAGETLWALGYIGFQFRSTDRGKTWTNPETNTLDFNSMMNSMMLSVLPAVGVDENTLFKAGLLGLTRSTDSGESWHPFIAGMVGSRIFNVVAFKNALYINTGVDIARSIDGGRSWKTLGFGPNELPKSVDGLDAGGALGFPKMTVSDGVLYGITPILGVEGALRIFRLSFSGRTLVLIQDIPAFGENLSIQTSEKVPTENMADNSANDPEKASSSTNTNRQGIPRELAVSGDAFYVTYQGTYQGRLLRWRRGEPEWFDTGLVDIYERPNEEDPNRFILAVSGETVYVGKRDGHLFRSFDSGNTWKDLTATLPFQFKHFNEIVFAGSTVHVATDAGVLTSADGENWHTLTDKAGTRTIIDSIAVVGTTIYGAGDAGVYQLDNREKWEQILPEVPNKVISIAIDGDRLYIATKRSGLFHASLKKEND
- a CDS encoding amidohydrolase family protein — its product is MRFDTIIAGGNIVDGTGKQEPFVADIGIQDDQIAAIGDLAKAETGHRISAEGQVVCPGFVDVHVHSEIALLGGRDQFAAVSQGVTTHLAAPDGFGWAPLPPEQAKELWHYTQFAYGDAELPLNWQTPEDYLDMFHGRIPANLCPQVPHCAVRLGVMGWDPRPATNDELLAMSRTTHEWLEAGACCLCLGLDYQPSANADLHELVYLSKIAASYDAIYAAHIRYRILGRKKAWEETIEIAQRAGIPVHISHERVDDEVADILERVEKEQIDLTFESYLYPAGMTHLAMMLPMEYQTGAPDDMLAHLENPEVREKSIAHLRSELRDGSQIVGYNRSGRFIGMTLAEAAESEGKSYEEFAFDFIREEAAVETFVMPWATTPEENERILNRTAIHPRMMIASDGVYNIPHPHPRSYGCFVQYLGKFVRERQLISLKEAIYKMSGFPAERFRLYDRGRIDRGLAADIVVFDPDTVADRSTWFDPVQSPVGVNWVFVNGVSVVEDGNVTGQLPGRVLRQQR